A region of Homo sapiens chromosome X, GRCh38.p14 Primary Assembly DNA encodes the following proteins:
- the APLN gene encoding apelin preproprotein — protein sequence MNLRLCVQALLLLWLSLTAVCGGSLMPLPDGNGLEDGNVRHLVQPRGSRNGPGPWQGGRRKFRRQRPRLSHKGPMPF from the exons ATGAATCTGCGGCTCTGCGTGCAGGCGCTCCTGCTGCTCTGGCTCTCCTTGACCGCGGTGTGTGGAG GGTCCCTGATGCCGCTTCCCGATGGGAATGGGCTGGAAGACGGCAATGTCCGCCACCTGGTGCAGCCCAGAGGGTCAAGGAATGGGCCAGGGCCCTGGCAGGGAGGTCGGAGGAAATTCCGCCGCCAGCGGCCCCGCCTCTCCCATAAGGGACCCATGCCTTTCTGA